One Prolixibacteraceae bacterium DNA segment encodes these proteins:
- a CDS encoding NCS2 family permease produces MLETLFKLKENGTSVRNEILAGLTTFMTMAYILSVAPSMLSATGMDKGALFTSTVLTSVIGTLLMALIANLPYALAPGMGTTAFFAFTVCIGMGYSWEVALTAIFLEGIFFIILTLINVREKIIGAIPLAVRQGITVGVGMFITLIGLKGAGIVVDSKATLVNLGDLTEPSAIIAILGIIVTGAMYYKKVPGSILIGMVLCTIIGLPLGVTKVPHNWDFSIPSIAPIAFHLDFSWIGSLDKTLDILVVLFAFLFIDMFDTIGTLVGVSNSANMVDENGEIRNLKKGLTADSIATVCGSLLGVSTVTTVSESAAGIAEGGRTGLTSIVTATFLLVALLLSPLFLMVPAAATTPALFVVGVMMMGEMSKINFKDFTEAVPAYFTFMLMPLTYSIVNGIMLGVISYVFIKLFTGRQKETTISMWVLAFVFILKIIFT; encoded by the coding sequence ATGCTTGAGACACTCTTTAAGCTTAAAGAAAACGGGACAAGCGTAAGAAACGAGATTCTTGCGGGATTAACAACTTTCATGACCATGGCCTACATCCTGTCGGTAGCGCCTAGCATGTTGTCGGCAACAGGGATGGACAAAGGAGCGCTGTTCACTTCTACTGTTCTGACTTCTGTGATTGGAACATTATTAATGGCTCTTATAGCAAACTTACCTTATGCACTTGCCCCAGGAATGGGTACCACTGCGTTTTTTGCCTTTACTGTATGTATTGGTATGGGCTATAGTTGGGAAGTCGCTTTAACTGCGATATTCTTAGAAGGAATTTTCTTTATTATTTTGACACTTATTAATGTTCGAGAAAAGATTATTGGAGCGATACCTCTCGCTGTAAGACAAGGGATTACAGTAGGTGTTGGTATGTTTATCACTCTTATTGGACTAAAAGGAGCTGGTATTGTTGTGGATAGTAAAGCGACCTTAGTGAATTTAGGGGATCTTACTGAACCGTCTGCAATCATTGCCATTTTGGGAATTATCGTCACCGGTGCGATGTATTATAAGAAAGTTCCAGGATCAATTTTGATTGGAATGGTTCTCTGTACAATCATTGGTCTGCCTTTAGGTGTCACTAAAGTTCCTCACAATTGGGACTTCTCGATCCCATCTATCGCACCCATTGCTTTTCATCTAGATTTTAGTTGGATTGGTAGTCTTGATAAAACATTAGATATACTTGTTGTCCTATTTGCATTTTTATTTATCGATATGTTTGACACAATCGGAACCCTTGTTGGAGTTTCAAATAGTGCAAATATGGTAGATGAAAATGGAGAAATACGAAATCTTAAAAAGGGATTAACTGCTGACTCTATTGCAACAGTATGTGGATCTTTACTCGGTGTTTCAACCGTCACTACCGTTTCGGAGAGTGCTGCGGGTATTGCAGAGGGTGGTAGAACTGGTTTGACATCTATCGTTACAGCAACCTTCCTATTAGTTGCACTTCTTCTTTCACCACTTTTTCTAATGGTGCCTGCTGCAGCTACAACTCCAGCACTATTTGTTGTTGGCGTGATGATGATGGGAGAGATGTCTAAGATTAATTTTAAAGACTTTACTGAGGCCGTCCCTGCTTATTTTACTTTTATGTTGATGCCACTAACCTACTCTATCGTAAATGGTATTATGCTTGGGGTGATCTCATATGTATTTATCAAGTTGTTTACAGGAAGACAGAAGGAGACTACTATTTCAATGTGGGTTCTAGCATTTGTCTTTATTCTAAAGATTATATTCACATAG
- a CDS encoding carboxypeptidase-like regulatory domain-containing protein, protein MQRFITLLTLIIFVLPALAQEQITIKGTVVNQKTEEPIPYANLGMLGTTTGAASDINGKFEFNVPKDAQQKDMIVSAIGYFNIKIPWNKLKTGAILKVTLKKQTISISGVDIQAQSLVVYRILRTAAKNTSKYFIQEPYSLDARYEYAQKDSTSLFSHEGNIEYTDLLGYKNISDTILYKNYGFKVSNISFNKPKNRQINHRAIFVNDLIQFDFAKWKRGVFNPNFTKEFKLMLNNKTTLNNNPVWIIEYELPEPNFEVTLDPYAKDYKGKVYINMKDTTIIKNEVWVKAMNHSPISMRHFTKEQNNSPIRYYVATNYSKEGGHYFLNSIQYSQHIEEERSSETRTNLTITNITLRPKSKTLNKYFYNWK, encoded by the coding sequence ATGCAGAGATTCATCACACTTTTGACACTAATAATATTTGTACTTCCTGCACTAGCGCAAGAACAAATTACAATTAAAGGAACTGTAGTAAATCAGAAAACTGAAGAACCAATCCCTTATGCAAACCTAGGAATGTTAGGTACCACCACTGGAGCTGCTAGTGATATAAATGGAAAATTTGAATTTAATGTACCCAAAGACGCACAACAAAAAGATATGATTGTCTCGGCTATTGGCTACTTCAACATTAAAATTCCATGGAACAAACTAAAAACAGGTGCTATATTAAAAGTTACTTTAAAAAAACAGACTATTTCCATTAGTGGTGTAGATATCCAAGCTCAATCTCTAGTTGTATATCGTATTCTACGAACAGCAGCAAAAAACACGAGTAAATACTTTATCCAAGAACCTTATAGTTTAGATGCACGCTACGAGTATGCCCAAAAAGATAGTACAAGTCTTTTCAGTCATGAAGGAAATATTGAATACACCGACCTCTTAGGATATAAAAATATTTCGGATACAATCTTGTATAAAAACTATGGATTTAAAGTCTCTAATATCTCTTTTAACAAACCTAAAAACAGACAAATAAATCATCGAGCTATTTTTGTCAATGATCTTATTCAGTTTGATTTTGCGAAATGGAAAAGAGGGGTCTTCAACCCAAATTTCACGAAAGAGTTTAAATTAATGCTCAACAACAAAACGACACTCAACAACAACCCAGTATGGATTATCGAATACGAGCTGCCAGAACCAAATTTTGAAGTGACATTAGATCCGTATGCTAAAGACTACAAAGGAAAAGTATACATCAATATGAAGGATACTACCATCATTAAGAATGAAGTGTGGGTCAAAGCAATGAATCATTCACCGATATCAATGAGACACTTTACAAAAGAGCAAAACAATAGTCCAATTCGTTACTACGTGGCAACAAACTATTCAAAGGAAGGTGGCCACTATTTCTTAAACTCGATTCAATACTCTCAGCATATAGAAGAAGAAAGAAGTTCTGAAACAAGAACCAATCTTACGATTACAAACATTACTCTTAGACCAAAATCAAAAACACTAAACAAATACTTTTACAACTGGAAATAA
- a CDS encoding PEGA domain-containing protein: MKLIKILVVFLLLNSLSSCALLFNGSKQTINISSLTDGSKIYVDGNLVGENNAVTKVTRRTGHTITVKKEGYKSENMLIKSHVQAGWVVFDVCLNWFAFLTDPTTGAWKKFENSNICVDLEKK, from the coding sequence ATGAAATTAATTAAGATCTTGGTAGTTTTTCTATTGTTAAACTCTCTATCATCGTGTGCACTTCTATTCAACGGAAGCAAACAAACCATTAACATCTCATCTCTAACAGATGGATCTAAGATTTATGTAGATGGAAATTTGGTAGGGGAAAATAATGCAGTTACAAAAGTAACAAGAAGAACAGGACATACAATTACAGTAAAAAAGGAAGGATACAAGTCTGAAAACATGCTTATAAAATCACATGTTCAAGCTGGATGGGTTGTCTTTGATGTATGTCTAAACTGGTTTGCATTCTTAACAGATCCAACAACAGGAGCATGGAAGAAATTTGAGAATAGCAATATCTGTGTTGATCTTGAAAAAAAATAG
- a CDS encoding glutamate synthase subunit beta translates to MGNPKGFIEIERKEGGYRPVLERIYDYGEVEQTLDAKDRKLQASRCMDCGVPFCHWACPVGSKMPEWQDAIYKGKHQDAYDILTSTNPFPEFTGRVCPALCEKSCVLAIHDEAVTIRENEASVVERAFDEGYVIPKKPSFRSGKKVAVIGSGPAGLTSAYWLNQAGHEVTIFEKDSKLGGLLRYGIPDFKLNKKVIDRRLSVLKAEGIHFKPNTHVGVDISKEDLNRDFDAILLACGAMKPRDLVVEGRDLDGVHFAMDFLSQQNKVVGVESLNTTQISAKDKKVLVIGGGDTGSDCVGTSIRQKAQSVMQIEIMPKLSESRTENNPWPYWPNVLRTSSSHKEGCERRWSLSTKRFIGEQGVIKQVEVVQIEWQSVNGRMTPIEVEGTTEIIDVDLVFLSMGFVSPVQEGLLDSLMVDYDPRGNVLTEENITNVNKIFAAGDVTTGASLVVKAMRSGRDAAEKIDAFFK, encoded by the coding sequence ATGGGAAATCCAAAAGGTTTTATTGAAATAGAGAGAAAAGAGGGAGGATATCGTCCTGTCCTTGAAAGAATATATGATTATGGTGAAGTGGAGCAGACACTAGATGCGAAGGATCGCAAGCTGCAAGCTTCACGTTGTATGGATTGTGGTGTGCCTTTTTGTCACTGGGCATGTCCTGTTGGTAGCAAAATGCCTGAGTGGCAAGATGCTATCTATAAAGGGAAACATCAAGATGCTTATGATATCTTGACTTCTACCAATCCTTTTCCTGAATTTACGGGCCGAGTATGTCCTGCATTGTGTGAGAAGTCTTGTGTCCTTGCGATTCATGATGAGGCTGTAACGATTCGTGAAAATGAAGCGTCGGTCGTAGAACGTGCTTTTGATGAAGGCTATGTGATTCCGAAGAAGCCCTCTTTTCGTTCTGGAAAAAAAGTAGCAGTGATCGGTTCTGGTCCTGCAGGTCTTACTTCGGCTTATTGGCTGAACCAAGCGGGACATGAAGTGACAATCTTTGAAAAAGATAGCAAACTAGGTGGTCTGTTGAGATATGGAATCCCTGACTTTAAACTGAATAAGAAAGTGATTGATCGCAGACTTTCAGTATTGAAAGCGGAAGGAATTCATTTCAAGCCAAATACGCATGTTGGTGTCGATATCAGTAAAGAAGATCTGAATCGTGATTTTGATGCCATATTGCTAGCATGTGGCGCAATGAAACCTAGAGATCTTGTTGTGGAAGGCCGTGACCTGGATGGAGTACATTTTGCGATGGACTTTCTTTCCCAACAAAATAAAGTGGTAGGAGTTGAGTCACTTAATACAACCCAGATTTCGGCTAAAGATAAAAAGGTATTGGTCATTGGAGGTGGAGACACTGGATCGGATTGTGTGGGTACATCTATTCGTCAAAAGGCCCAATCGGTAATGCAGATCGAGATCATGCCTAAACTATCAGAGAGTAGAACAGAGAATAACCCTTGGCCTTATTGGCCTAACGTTTTGAGAACCTCTAGTTCTCATAAAGAGGGGTGTGAGAGACGTTGGAGTTTGTCTACCAAAAGATTTATTGGAGAACAAGGTGTGATCAAACAAGTGGAGGTTGTTCAAATTGAATGGCAAAGTGTAAATGGTCGTATGACTCCTATTGAGGTCGAAGGAACTACTGAAATTATAGATGTAGACCTAGTGTTTTTATCAATGGGATTTGTGAGTCCTGTGCAAGAAGGCTTATTAGACTCTCTTATGGTGGATTATGACCCAAGAGGGAACGTGTTGACAGAAGAGAACATTACGAATGTAAACAAAATATTTGCTGCTGGAGATGTTACCACTGGTGCTTCTCTTGTGGTGAAAGCGATGAGAAGTGGAAGAGATGCAGCCGAGAAGATCGATGCCTTTTTCAAATAA